A single window of Hymenobacter sp. APR13 DNA harbors:
- a CDS encoding GAF domain-containing protein, with protein sequence MTTTLLTDVRRTLAAETAPAAALTQVLELVGQALAADRCFLYVRNPAAGRGRIALCWRRHDAIPNPIHDWQNDTTDLPQEDPLFRAALAAKASVFVEDVETAPPTVLNRAFEHKTFGHRALIHAHITEHGQLWGILQPCLFGQPRPWTADERAAIESILPLLVVPIKTYMQTVTTS encoded by the coding sequence ATGACCACTACCTTACTTACCGACGTGCGCCGGACGCTGGCAGCAGAAACTGCGCCGGCCGCTGCCCTCACGCAGGTACTGGAACTCGTTGGGCAGGCGCTGGCCGCCGACCGCTGCTTTCTGTACGTTCGCAACCCGGCAGCAGGCCGCGGCCGCATTGCGCTCTGCTGGCGCCGCCACGACGCCATTCCCAACCCCATCCACGACTGGCAGAACGACACCACCGACCTGCCGCAGGAAGACCCGCTGTTTCGGGCGGCACTGGCGGCCAAGGCCTCGGTGTTCGTGGAAGACGTGGAAACCGCGCCGCCCACGGTGCTCAACCGCGCCTTCGAGCACAAAACCTTCGGCCACCGGGCCCTCATTCACGCCCACATCACCGAGCACGGCCAACTGTGGGGCATCCTGCAGCCCTGCCTGTTCGGGCAGCCCCGCCCCTGGACTGCCGACGAGCGCGCCGCCATTGAGAGCATCCTGCCGCTGCTGGTGGTGCCCATCAAGACCTATATGCAGACCGTGACGACGAGCTGA
- a CDS encoding DUF3109 family protein yields the protein MIQIQNTLISDDVRDNFFVCNLEACKGACCVEGDLGAPLEDAELAILEQEYAAIKPFLTEAGQQAIEAQGLYIKDWEGDYSTTTINDRECAYALYDERGILKCGIEQAYLAGATSFKKPISCHLYPIRITKYDGFEALNYDRWSICSPACSFGANLGVRVYQFLKEPLIRKYGEDWYGELVHEIEHGNPAE from the coding sequence ATGATTCAGATCCAGAACACCCTGATTTCCGACGACGTTCGGGACAATTTCTTCGTCTGCAACCTCGAAGCCTGTAAGGGTGCCTGCTGCGTGGAAGGCGACCTGGGCGCGCCGCTCGAAGACGCCGAGCTGGCCATCCTGGAGCAGGAATACGCCGCCATCAAGCCCTTCCTCACCGAGGCCGGCCAGCAGGCCATCGAGGCCCAGGGCCTCTACATCAAAGACTGGGAAGGCGACTACAGCACCACCACCATCAACGACCGGGAGTGCGCCTACGCCCTCTACGACGAGCGGGGCATCCTAAAGTGCGGCATCGAGCAGGCCTACCTGGCTGGCGCCACCAGCTTCAAAAAGCCCATCAGCTGCCACCTGTATCCCATCCGCATCACCAAGTACGACGGCTTTGAGGCCCTCAACTACGACCGATGGAGCATCTGCTCGCCTGCCTGCAGCTTCGGCGCCAACCTGGGCGTGCGCGTCTACCAGTTCCTGAAAGAGCCCCTGATCCGCAAGTACGGCGAGGACTGGTACGGCGAGCTGGTGCACGAAATCGAGCACGGCAACCCTGCCGAATAA
- a CDS encoding ATP-dependent helicase, which produces MLSQHRMGLDYHSLLNPSQAAAVMQIEGPCMIIAGAGSGKTRVLTYRIANLLEQGVNPFNVLALTFTNKAAKEMRARIEKVVGPEAKNLWMGTFHSIFARILRSEADKMGYPRSFTIYDTQDSKTLIGQILKEMELDDKLYKPNMVLSRISSAKNKLISVQQYVNDPVIRQDDEAALRPKLGAIYQQYAARCFKAGAMDFDDLLYQTNVLFKDHPDVLNKYQNMFRYVMVDEYQDTNYSQYLIARKLAAKERNICVVGDDAQSIYAFRGADIQNILNFEKDYPELQVFKLEQNYRSTKNIVWAANSVIKNNQAQLRKDVFSDNEEGPLIEVLKAASDNEEGKLVAQSIYEDKMNQHLSYDDFAILYRTNAQSRAMEESLRKLNIKYKIVGGLSFYQRKEIKDLVAYLRLTVNPNDEQALRRVINYPKRGIGDTTIAKLLSAAEESNHTIWEVVANADQFLPARAANPIVDFAEKIKAYTAIAAKDDAFEAAKFIAKNSGMIEELYADKSIEGLSRYENIQELLNGVKAFVEDPEREEKTLGAFLQDIALVTDADTKDAQAEGEQVTMMTIHSAKGLEFRNVYIVGMEENLFPSQMMITSKADLEEERRLFYVAITRAEKKLTLSYATSRYQWGNLRSCEKSRFLDEIDPKFVDFKYSAGPGPDRAGPGESPFGHVFERRSNLIPPAPRKTAATKYVAPADFVPSDTSNLQTGQRVEHPKFGFGQVTKLETVQGSTKAIINFDEVGEKTLLLSFAKLRVLG; this is translated from the coding sequence ATGCTTAGCCAACACCGCATGGGACTCGATTATCATTCCTTACTGAACCCCTCGCAGGCCGCCGCCGTCATGCAGATTGAAGGCCCCTGCATGATTATAGCCGGCGCGGGCTCGGGCAAAACCCGGGTGCTGACCTACCGCATTGCCAACCTGCTGGAGCAGGGCGTCAATCCGTTCAACGTGCTGGCCCTCACCTTCACCAACAAGGCCGCCAAGGAAATGCGTGCCCGGATCGAGAAGGTGGTGGGCCCCGAGGCCAAAAACCTGTGGATGGGCACCTTCCACAGCATTTTCGCGCGTATTCTGCGCTCCGAGGCCGACAAGATGGGCTATCCCCGCTCCTTCACCATCTACGACACGCAGGACAGCAAAACCCTCATCGGCCAGATCCTGAAGGAAATGGAGCTCGACGACAAGCTCTACAAGCCGAACATGGTGCTGAGCCGCATTTCGTCGGCCAAGAACAAGCTGATTTCGGTGCAGCAATACGTCAACGACCCCGTGATCCGGCAGGACGACGAGGCAGCGCTGCGGCCCAAGCTGGGCGCCATCTACCAGCAATACGCCGCCCGCTGCTTCAAGGCCGGGGCCATGGACTTCGACGATCTGCTTTACCAGACCAACGTGTTGTTCAAGGACCACCCCGACGTGCTGAACAAGTACCAGAACATGTTCCGGTACGTGATGGTGGACGAGTACCAGGACACCAACTACTCCCAGTACCTGATTGCGCGCAAGCTGGCCGCCAAGGAGCGCAACATCTGCGTGGTCGGCGACGACGCGCAGAGCATCTACGCCTTCCGGGGCGCCGATATTCAGAACATTCTGAATTTCGAGAAGGATTACCCGGAGCTACAGGTATTCAAGCTGGAGCAGAACTACCGCTCCACCAAGAACATCGTGTGGGCGGCCAACTCGGTTATCAAGAACAACCAGGCCCAGCTGCGCAAGGACGTGTTTTCCGACAACGAGGAAGGCCCGCTGATTGAGGTGCTGAAGGCCGCATCCGACAACGAGGAAGGCAAGCTGGTGGCCCAGAGCATCTACGAGGACAAGATGAACCAGCACTTGTCGTACGACGACTTTGCCATCCTGTACCGCACCAACGCCCAGAGCCGGGCCATGGAGGAATCGTTGCGCAAGCTCAACATCAAGTACAAGATTGTCGGCGGCCTGAGCTTCTACCAGCGCAAGGAAATCAAGGACTTGGTGGCCTACCTGCGCCTCACGGTGAACCCCAACGACGAGCAGGCGTTGCGCCGCGTCATCAACTACCCCAAGCGCGGTATCGGCGACACCACCATTGCCAAACTCCTGAGCGCAGCCGAAGAAAGCAACCACACCATCTGGGAAGTGGTGGCCAACGCCGACCAGTTTCTGCCGGCCCGCGCCGCCAACCCGATTGTGGACTTCGCCGAGAAAATCAAAGCCTACACGGCCATTGCGGCCAAGGATGATGCCTTCGAGGCGGCCAAGTTCATTGCCAAGAACTCGGGCATGATTGAGGAGCTCTACGCCGACAAGAGCATCGAGGGCCTGAGCCGCTACGAGAACATCCAGGAACTATTGAACGGCGTGAAGGCTTTCGTGGAAGACCCCGAACGCGAGGAAAAAACGCTGGGCGCCTTCCTGCAGGACATTGCCCTGGTAACCGACGCCGACACCAAGGACGCCCAGGCCGAGGGCGAGCAGGTGACCATGATGACCATTCACTCGGCTAAGGGCCTGGAGTTCCGCAACGTCTACATCGTGGGCATGGAGGAAAACCTGTTTCCGAGCCAGATGATGATTACCTCCAAGGCCGATCTGGAGGAGGAGCGCCGCCTGTTCTACGTGGCCATCACCCGGGCCGAGAAGAAGCTGACCCTGAGCTACGCCACCTCCCGCTACCAGTGGGGCAACCTGCGCAGCTGCGAGAAAAGCCGCTTCCTCGACGAAATCGACCCGAAGTTTGTCGACTTCAAGTATTCGGCCGGCCCCGGGCCCGACCGCGCCGGTCCGGGCGAGTCGCCGTTCGGGCACGTGTTTGAGCGCCGCTCGAACCTGATTCCGCCCGCGCCGCGTAAGACAGCCGCCACCAAGTACGTGGCACCGGCCGATTTCGTACCTTCCGACACCAGCAACCTGCAAACCGGCCAGCGCGTCGAGCATCCCAAGTTCGGCTTTGGCCAGGTAACCAAGCTGGAAACCGTGCAGGGCTCCACCAAAGCCATTATCAACTTCGACGAGGTTGGCGAGAAGACGTTATTGCTGAGTTTTGCGAAATTGCGCGTGCTAGGCTAA
- a CDS encoding chemotaxis protein CheC, translating into MTEMERDVVREILNIGLARAADSFAVIAQEKVLLEVPSLDLMPGNGILDMVREIQKTNVPILSDIRGDFNGTTLMFFSGQHVQRLSKVCLRMNTPASTQIDEMQESLLLEISNIITGALVTQLANILKAQIYGAPPSAPRGDMAESLHNLLESQPLVQPMIFSVITQFSDKENSVELPLMLFFDRPTFEKILEIIRTYDFLGGTPA; encoded by the coding sequence ATGACAGAAATGGAGCGCGACGTCGTCCGTGAGATTCTGAACATAGGACTGGCCCGCGCTGCCGACTCGTTTGCGGTAATAGCTCAGGAAAAGGTATTGTTGGAAGTTCCCAGCCTCGATCTGATGCCCGGTAACGGCATCCTGGATATGGTGCGGGAGATTCAGAAAACCAACGTGCCCATTCTGTCTGACATTCGCGGCGACTTCAATGGCACCACGCTGATGTTCTTCTCTGGACAGCATGTGCAGCGTTTGTCCAAGGTGTGCCTGCGGATGAACACCCCGGCTTCGACCCAGATTGACGAGATGCAGGAGTCGTTGCTTCTGGAAATCAGCAATATCATCACCGGAGCGCTGGTTACGCAGCTGGCTAACATCTTGAAGGCGCAGATCTATGGCGCGCCACCATCGGCCCCGCGTGGCGATATGGCCGAAAGCCTGCACAACCTACTGGAGTCGCAGCCGCTGGTTCAGCCTATGATCTTCTCAGTCATCACCCAGTTCTCCGACAAGGAAAACTCGGTGGAGCTGCCACTGATGCTATTCTTTGACCGGCCTACGTTCGAAAAGATCTTGGAAATCATCCGCACCTACGATTTTCTGGGCGGTACGCCGGCTTAG
- the murA gene encoding UDP-N-acetylglucosamine 1-carboxyvinyltransferase, protein MASFEVIGGHPLKGEIVPQGAKNEALQILCAVLLTPEPVTISNIPDIRDVNKLIELLRDMGVKVGKLASDTYRFQADAVNLDYLDTPEFIAQAGALRGSVMILGPMLARFGKCQLPKPGGDKIGRRPMDTHFLGLEKLGGKLTLEGTDFYRIKAENGLTGAYMMLDEASVTGTANILMAAALAQGTTTIYNAACEPYLQQLCKMLVRMGAKINGIGSNLLTIEGVQSLGGTEHRMLPDMIEIGSFIGLAAMTGSEITIKDCQIPELGIIPDTFRKLGIKLEFRGDDIHIPAQDHYEIATYLDGSILTVSDHTWPGFTPDLLSIVLVVATQAKGTVLIHQKMFESRLFFVDKLIDMGAQVILCDPHRATVIGLDQRQKLRGISMTSPDIRAGVALLIAALSAEGRSVIENVEQIDRGYQYIDQRLTALGAKIRRL, encoded by the coding sequence ATGGCTTCATTTGAAGTAATTGGCGGGCATCCGCTGAAGGGTGAAATCGTGCCGCAGGGCGCAAAAAACGAGGCCCTGCAAATCCTCTGCGCCGTGCTGCTCACGCCAGAGCCCGTCACGATTTCCAACATCCCCGACATCCGCGACGTCAACAAGCTGATTGAACTGCTACGCGACATGGGCGTGAAAGTGGGCAAGCTGGCCTCCGACACCTACCGTTTCCAGGCCGACGCCGTCAACCTCGACTACCTCGATACGCCCGAGTTCATTGCCCAGGCTGGCGCGCTGCGCGGCTCGGTGATGATTTTGGGCCCGATGCTGGCCCGCTTCGGCAAGTGCCAGCTGCCCAAGCCCGGCGGCGACAAAATCGGCCGGCGTCCCATGGATACGCACTTTTTGGGCCTGGAGAAACTGGGCGGCAAGCTCACGCTGGAAGGCACCGACTTCTACCGCATCAAGGCCGAAAACGGCCTGACCGGCGCCTACATGATGCTGGACGAGGCCTCCGTAACCGGCACCGCCAACATCCTGATGGCCGCCGCGCTGGCCCAGGGCACCACTACCATCTACAACGCCGCCTGCGAGCCGTATCTGCAGCAACTGTGCAAGATGCTGGTGCGCATGGGCGCGAAAATCAACGGCATCGGCTCCAACCTGCTCACCATTGAGGGCGTGCAAAGCCTCGGCGGCACCGAGCACCGCATGCTGCCCGACATGATTGAAATCGGCTCCTTCATTGGTCTGGCGGCCATGACGGGCTCGGAAATCACCATCAAGGACTGCCAGATTCCGGAGCTGGGCATCATCCCCGACACGTTCCGCAAGCTGGGCATCAAGCTGGAGTTCCGCGGCGACGACATCCACATTCCGGCCCAGGACCACTACGAAATTGCCACCTACCTCGACGGCTCCATCCTGACGGTTTCCGACCACACCTGGCCCGGCTTCACGCCCGATTTGCTCAGCATTGTGCTGGTGGTGGCCACCCAGGCCAAAGGCACGGTGCTTATTCACCAGAAGATGTTCGAGTCGCGCCTGTTCTTCGTCGACAAGCTCATCGACATGGGCGCGCAGGTGATTCTCTGCGACCCGCACCGCGCCACCGTTATCGGCCTCGACCAGCGCCAGAAGCTACGCGGCATCAGCATGACCTCCCCCGACATCCGGGCCGGCGTGGCCCTGCTGATTGCGGCCCTCTCCGCCGAAGGTCGCAGCGTGATTGAGAACGTGGAGCAGATTGACCGCGGCTACCAGTACATCGACCAGCGCCTCACGGCCCTCGGCGCCAAGATTCGCCGCCTATAG
- a CDS encoding agmatinase family protein, giving the protein MAQPTPTSLEKKLAAFDPNALGDAQGGVYGLPFTVDEAQVVIVPVPWEVTVSYRAGTAEGPEAIRDASLQVDLYDPDLPEAWRMGLAMEDNDGKVAAESQELRPRAEAYIGWLEEGEPEADHAKYSTAPAHINQRGEALLQYLKQKTGAYLDAGKGVVLLGGDHSTPLGYMHALAERHEEFGILQIDAHCDLRPAYEGFEFSHASIMYNALKLPQVKKLVQVGIRDLCQQEAEMVEQSKGRITMFHNRFLSDERFAKKSWKKVCGKIIAQLPQKVYLSFDIDGLDPKLCPGTGTPVPGGLEFEEALYLIRAVVRSGRTIIGCDLNEVAPGDTEWNAIVGARLLYSMANWMGVSQGRLQDRGADK; this is encoded by the coding sequence ATGGCCCAGCCGACTCCAACAAGTCTAGAGAAAAAACTTGCCGCCTTCGACCCTAACGCCCTCGGCGACGCGCAGGGCGGGGTGTATGGCCTGCCCTTCACCGTAGACGAAGCCCAGGTGGTGATAGTGCCCGTGCCGTGGGAAGTAACCGTGTCATACCGGGCCGGCACGGCCGAGGGGCCGGAGGCTATCCGTGACGCTTCGCTGCAGGTAGACCTCTACGACCCGGACCTGCCCGAGGCCTGGCGCATGGGCTTGGCCATGGAAGATAACGACGGGAAGGTAGCGGCCGAAAGCCAGGAGCTGCGCCCCCGTGCCGAAGCCTACATCGGCTGGCTGGAGGAAGGCGAGCCCGAAGCCGACCACGCCAAATACTCGACAGCCCCGGCCCACATCAACCAGCGCGGCGAGGCGCTGCTGCAATATCTCAAGCAGAAAACCGGGGCCTACCTCGACGCCGGCAAAGGCGTGGTGCTGCTCGGCGGCGACCACAGCACGCCGCTGGGCTACATGCACGCGCTGGCCGAGCGCCACGAGGAGTTCGGCATTCTGCAGATTGACGCGCATTGCGACCTGCGCCCCGCCTACGAAGGGTTTGAGTTTTCGCACGCTTCCATCATGTACAATGCCCTGAAACTGCCGCAGGTGAAGAAGCTGGTGCAGGTAGGCATCCGCGACCTGTGCCAGCAGGAAGCCGAGATGGTGGAGCAGAGCAAAGGCCGCATCACCATGTTCCACAACCGGTTTCTGAGCGACGAGCGGTTCGCCAAGAAGTCGTGGAAGAAGGTGTGCGGCAAGATTATCGCGCAGCTGCCCCAGAAAGTGTACCTGAGCTTCGACATCGACGGCCTCGACCCCAAGTTGTGCCCCGGCACCGGCACGCCCGTGCCCGGCGGCCTGGAGTTTGAGGAAGCCCTGTACCTGATTCGGGCGGTGGTGCGCTCGGGCCGCACCATCATCGGCTGCGACCTGAACGAGGTGGCTCCTGGCGACACCGAGTGGAACGCTATTGTGGGCGCCCGCCTGCTCTACAGCATGGCCAACTGGATGGGCGTGTCGCAGGGCCGCCTGCAGGACCGGGGCGCCGACAAGTAG
- a CDS encoding phage holin family protein, translated as MVGFILKFLLTAVITYVLANFLPGAHIAGFGDAILLVIVLAVLNAVLKPILKLLGFPITVLTLGLFLLVINAAIVMIADAMLSGFSVDNFLYALLFSVVLSVVTSIVDMVVD; from the coding sequence ATGGTAGGTTTCATTCTCAAATTCCTGCTCACGGCCGTTATCACGTATGTGCTGGCCAACTTCCTGCCCGGTGCGCACATTGCTGGCTTCGGCGACGCCATTCTGCTAGTGATTGTGCTGGCTGTGCTCAACGCCGTGCTCAAGCCTATTCTCAAGCTGCTCGGCTTCCCGATTACGGTGCTCACGCTGGGCCTGTTCCTGCTGGTCATCAACGCGGCCATCGTCATGATTGCCGACGCCATGCTCTCGGGCTTCTCGGTGGATAATTTCCTGTACGCGCTACTCTTCAGCGTCGTGCTGTCCGTCGTGACGTCCATCGTGGACATGGTGGTAGACTAA
- a CDS encoding alpha-amylase domain-containing protein: MPISSTQGTWWQVLGSRAAELKAAGITALWLPPAYKGGSQSDVGYGVYDRYDLGEFNQKGTVATRYGTLGQLQTAIGAMKGQGLQVYEDMVMNHMTWADAQENVNGNLVYTKFNFPGRGNTYSSYKWTFNNFTGTQQAPNNGWYQWKSWDFQPYANNDAYDNLLGSEIQYNNNAANQTETINWGNWITTKMSLDGYRLDATKHIYTPYVNQWLDAVKTNGRFAVSEAWFRNLQDLKNYAAATGGRTSLFDVPLHYTFQDMSNGNGAWDMRGLQFAGFTESNPTLSVSFVDNHDTDHPGALYSPVTNLKMLAYAYILTRANGYPCVFYKDYYNYGLGNQIKTLNGIRQANAYGAAAEYTSINDADVYVYSRAGDATHKGLLMLLNDGSTARTKTVTTPFKNATLTDKTGNRTGTVTTDANGTGNFPVNARSYSVWVPGGTVTTPPSTTTTAVSFNVTYSGTVSGQDVYVLGSTAQLGAWNTANAIKLSGATYPVWKGTINLTSGTSVQYKYIRKDAAGNVLYEGGANRTFTPTGTSQTRTETWQ, translated from the coding sequence GTGCCGATCAGCAGCACGCAGGGCACTTGGTGGCAGGTGCTGGGCTCCCGGGCCGCCGAGCTGAAGGCTGCCGGCATTACTGCCCTTTGGCTCCCGCCGGCCTACAAAGGCGGCAGCCAGAGCGACGTCGGCTACGGCGTGTATGACCGCTACGACCTGGGCGAGTTCAACCAGAAAGGCACCGTGGCCACGCGCTATGGCACCCTCGGGCAGCTGCAGACCGCTATTGGGGCCATGAAGGGCCAGGGCCTGCAGGTGTACGAGGACATGGTGATGAACCACATGACCTGGGCCGACGCCCAGGAAAACGTGAACGGCAACCTGGTGTACACCAAGTTCAACTTCCCCGGCCGCGGCAACACCTACAGCAGCTACAAGTGGACCTTCAACAACTTCACCGGCACGCAGCAGGCGCCTAACAACGGCTGGTACCAGTGGAAAAGCTGGGACTTCCAGCCCTACGCCAACAACGACGCCTACGACAACCTGCTGGGCTCGGAAATCCAGTACAACAACAACGCGGCCAACCAGACCGAGACCATCAACTGGGGCAACTGGATTACCACCAAGATGAGCCTCGACGGCTACCGCCTCGATGCCACCAAGCACATCTACACGCCCTACGTGAACCAGTGGCTGGACGCGGTGAAAACCAACGGCCGCTTTGCCGTTTCGGAGGCCTGGTTCCGCAACCTGCAGGACCTGAAGAACTACGCCGCCGCCACCGGGGGCCGCACCAGCCTCTTCGACGTGCCGCTGCACTACACCTTCCAGGATATGAGCAACGGCAACGGCGCCTGGGACATGCGTGGGCTGCAGTTCGCCGGTTTCACCGAGAGCAACCCCACGCTGTCGGTGAGCTTCGTGGATAACCACGATACCGACCACCCCGGCGCCCTGTACTCGCCCGTGACCAACCTGAAGATGCTGGCCTACGCCTACATCCTGACCCGCGCCAACGGCTACCCCTGCGTGTTCTACAAGGACTACTACAACTACGGCCTCGGCAACCAGATCAAGACCCTGAACGGTATCCGCCAAGCCAACGCCTACGGGGCCGCCGCCGAGTACACCAGCATCAACGACGCCGACGTGTACGTGTACTCCCGCGCCGGCGACGCCACGCACAAAGGCCTGCTGATGCTGCTCAACGACGGCAGCACGGCCCGCACCAAAACGGTGACCACGCCTTTCAAAAACGCTACCCTCACCGACAAGACCGGCAACCGCACCGGCACCGTAACCACCGATGCCAACGGCACCGGCAACTTCCCGGTGAATGCCCGCAGCTACTCGGTGTGGGTGCCCGGCGGCACCGTCACGACGCCTCCCTCCACCACTACCACGGCCGTATCGTTTAACGTGACGTACAGCGGTACCGTATCGGGGCAGGACGTGTACGTGCTGGGCAGCACCGCCCAGCTCGGCGCCTGGAACACGGCCAACGCCATCAAACTCAGCGGCGCTACCTACCCCGTGTGGAAAGGCACCATCAACCTGACCAGCGGCACCAGCGTGCAGTACAAGTACATCCGCAAGGATGCCGCCGGCAACGTGCTCTATGAAGGCGGCGCCAACCGCACCTTCACGCCCACCGGCACCAGCCAGACGCGCACCGAAACGTGGCAGTAA
- a CDS encoding DUF4290 domain-containing protein produces the protein MPLPILHKHELLQREYGQTTFQLIQGLREVEDKTERTRRATQIVQLIFRLQPSLRDQPNSQEKVWNHLYEMADEDLDIDAPFQLKGLKELHQQPKPLAYPEKNLKLRAYGRGVELMVEKALTLEDPTEREQATITIGRTMKFLYRSHNKENAKDVTILKHLKDLSGGQLTLDPATVEAQSLFEMAAAPAVAGGRPAPFIVPQPRQEREGRRGGNGGGNGGNRRDKQRRGGKKGRQEPQQPPQ, from the coding sequence ATGCCCCTTCCCATCTTACATAAACACGAGCTGCTCCAGCGTGAGTACGGCCAAACCACTTTCCAGCTCATCCAGGGCCTGCGCGAAGTGGAAGACAAGACCGAGCGTACGCGCCGCGCCACGCAGATCGTGCAGCTGATTTTCCGGCTGCAGCCCAGCCTGCGCGACCAGCCCAACTCCCAGGAGAAAGTCTGGAACCACCTCTACGAGATGGCCGACGAAGACCTGGACATTGACGCGCCCTTCCAGCTGAAAGGCCTGAAAGAGCTGCACCAGCAGCCCAAGCCCCTCGCCTACCCCGAGAAAAACCTCAAGCTGCGCGCCTACGGCCGCGGCGTGGAGCTGATGGTAGAGAAGGCCCTGACGCTGGAAGACCCCACAGAACGCGAGCAGGCCACCATCACCATCGGCCGCACGATGAAGTTTCTGTACCGCTCGCACAACAAGGAAAACGCCAAGGACGTCACGATCCTGAAGCACCTCAAGGACCTGTCCGGCGGCCAGCTCACCCTGGACCCGGCCACCGTGGAAGCGCAGAGCCTGTTTGAAATGGCGGCTGCACCGGCAGTAGCCGGCGGCCGGCCGGCTCCGTTCATTGTGCCCCAGCCTCGCCAGGAGCGCGAAGGCCGCCGCGGCGGCAACGGTGGTGGCAATGGCGGCAACCGCCGCGACAAGCAGCGCCGGGGCGGCAAAAAAGGCCGCCAAGAACCGCAGCAGCCTCCGCAGTAA
- a CDS encoding DUF4349 domain-containing protein has protein sequence MLATSCADHPAEPAGEVEAAGEARPAVMMSPSSAEYEESVDKLEIAPEASVPPPPGLGTPATNEAKPAATRKLVYHGEVQIKVADLPAANQQVDSLIRAFGAYAEEISETREDEQWRHHVKLRVALARFEALLGGLNRLGTLRHKELSTDDVTTQHADISARLRSKRALEQRYLALLGQARKVADILEIEENMGEIRESIEATESRLRTLDNEVAYSTITLNYYQELARPTPDQPVLSFGSRLLESFYSGWQLLTNLVLGVVANWPLVALLGLAVAMLRVWRQRRRRAA, from the coding sequence TTGCTTGCAACCTCTTGCGCCGACCACCCCGCCGAACCGGCTGGAGAAGTGGAAGCCGCCGGCGAAGCGCGGCCCGCCGTGATGATGTCTCCTTCCTCTGCTGAGTACGAGGAGTCGGTGGATAAGCTGGAAATAGCGCCCGAAGCATCCGTTCCACCACCGCCCGGCCTGGGCACCCCCGCCACCAATGAGGCCAAGCCTGCCGCTACCCGCAAGCTGGTATACCATGGCGAAGTCCAGATCAAAGTAGCCGACCTGCCAGCAGCCAACCAACAGGTGGACAGCCTTATCCGCGCGTTTGGGGCCTACGCAGAGGAAATATCAGAAACCCGCGAAGACGAACAGTGGCGGCACCACGTGAAGCTTCGGGTGGCGCTGGCCCGCTTCGAGGCCCTGCTCGGCGGCCTCAACCGCCTGGGCACCCTCCGCCACAAAGAGCTCAGCACCGACGACGTAACCACCCAGCACGCCGACATATCGGCGCGGTTGCGCTCCAAGCGGGCACTCGAGCAGCGCTACCTGGCCCTGCTGGGCCAGGCGCGCAAAGTGGCGGACATTCTGGAAATCGAGGAAAACATGGGCGAAATCCGGGAGAGCATTGAAGCCACCGAAAGCCGCCTGCGCACCCTCGACAACGAGGTGGCCTACTCCACCATCACGCTGAACTACTACCAGGAACTGGCGCGCCCCACTCCCGACCAGCCGGTACTGTCGTTTGGAAGCCGGCTGCTGGAATCCTTTTACAGCGGCTGGCAGCTGCTCACCAACTTGGTGCTGGGCGTGGTAGCCAACTGGCCGCTGGTTGCGCTGCTGGGGCTGGCCGTGGCAATGCTGCGCGTATGGCGGCAACGCCGCCGCCGGGCAGCCTGA